A stretch of Lentibacillus sp. JNUCC-1 DNA encodes these proteins:
- a CDS encoding CaiB/BaiF CoA transferase family protein — protein MTGPLEGMKVLDLSRVLAGPYCTMILGDLGAEVIKVEAPGGSDDTRKWGPPFQNDVSAYYLSANRNKKSITVDLKSEQGIETIKALAAESDVMINNFKTGTMTRFGIDYETMKDLNPGIVYCSITGFGETGPYKDYPGYDYIIQAMSGLMSITGDAESGPQKMGVAITDILTGLYACIGIQSALLERGQSGKGQKLDISLYDSAVSALVNIGSNHLMSGDIPKALGNQHANIVPYQTFHTKDGEMVIAVGNDRQFKALCGILERPEIAQDERFESNPSRVSNRDELTQMLQEAFSKHTTDHWEQQCRANNIPCGPIQNVKEVAADPQLAARDMFISHGHPKAGDIKMIGSPLKLSRTPVTYRHHPPEPGEHNQEIVGITDKY, from the coding sequence ATGACTGGACCACTTGAAGGAATGAAGGTTCTGGATTTGTCGCGGGTGCTTGCCGGTCCCTACTGCACGATGATACTTGGAGACCTCGGAGCAGAAGTGATTAAAGTGGAAGCACCCGGCGGCAGTGATGACACACGCAAATGGGGCCCGCCTTTTCAAAACGATGTGAGCGCCTATTATCTCTCAGCCAACCGCAATAAAAAGAGCATCACCGTTGATTTGAAATCAGAGCAAGGCATAGAAACCATCAAAGCTCTTGCTGCCGAATCCGATGTCATGATCAACAACTTCAAAACCGGCACAATGACCCGTTTTGGAATTGATTATGAAACTATGAAAGATCTTAACCCTGGCATTGTCTATTGTTCCATTACGGGATTCGGGGAAACCGGTCCCTATAAAGATTACCCAGGGTATGATTACATTATCCAGGCAATGAGCGGGCTGATGAGCATCACAGGAGATGCGGAATCCGGTCCTCAGAAAATGGGTGTGGCAATTACGGACATTCTTACGGGGCTATATGCCTGCATCGGAATACAATCTGCCCTTTTGGAACGGGGGCAATCTGGCAAAGGACAAAAGCTGGATATTTCGCTGTACGATTCCGCTGTCAGTGCACTTGTCAATATCGGCAGCAATCATTTGATGTCCGGGGACATTCCTAAAGCGCTCGGCAATCAACACGCCAACATTGTGCCCTATCAGACATTCCATACGAAAGACGGTGAAATGGTCATCGCGGTTGGAAACGACAGGCAGTTTAAAGCATTGTGCGGCATTCTCGAGCGTCCGGAAATTGCACAGGATGAACGCTTTGAAAGCAACCCTTCCCGTGTCAGCAACCGGGATGAACTGACACAGATGCTGCAAGAAGCTTTTTCAAAACACACGACAGATCACTGGGAACAGCAGTGTCGTGCAAACAATATTCCATGTGGCCCGATTCAAAACGTCAAAGAAGTTGCCGCCGATCCACAACTGGCCGCAAGAGACATGTTTATCAGCCACGGCCATCCTAAAGCAGGAGATATTAAAATGATCGGCAGCCCATTGAAGCTGTCACGCACCCCAGTCACCTACAGACACCATCCCCCAGAACCAGGGGAACACAACCAAGAAATAGTCGGAATAACAGACAAATATTAA